Proteins from a single region of Desulfobacter postgatei 2ac9:
- a CDS encoding tetratricopeptide repeat protein, whose product MKRLLPFFLIFFITLQGCASEQEKADTFIREGNAYFEKQEYAKAEIQLKNALKLTPDSAQAYHLLAQAYLKQKKVQEAFGTFLRLEQLEPDNLETKLQLASIYFLANKRPEAEKKVEQVLAADPDNITGLYLKAGILGSKKAGLETLEPIYDRILALDPKQTKAMLLLARIYEAQGESARAEAILKRAVQATPDDLNISQALFMYYLAHKSYDKAQIVLEDLVRQKPEAVQPRIMLATFHADRQENDLAEASFLKAVELAPDNPLPYMLIARFYNANEQPDKAEKFIKKALAVHPDDAGLKTVYADFYFLHKAYKKAEEMVDEVLAVRPDFPQAKVLKGKLLIIRKQPHQAGQIFLSLLKDEPDSVLYNFLMGSVLLEQGKPDQAISYLAKTLKKNPRHLKARIIMADIYFKQADYFLAETEINEALKLSPKNYNALLLKGNIYAARKEMKKARAVYEELIQTHPQNPAALFSLGNLYVMDKQPDKALDAYEKALAINPNLMDVFINIIRLYSTQKEYQTALHRCDAHLDAMADASPVVVSIIQGLRGDLFMALGNTDAAIKAFDLSIQNNPKFIQPYFSLAKIFHSEKNDEKELETYKNLLAQRPDQSAPHFYLGTFYEQKGEDDLAQTHYKKVLELDPEHVPALNNLAFFFAERNKEMNKALDMARKAKELGGEIPAIMDTLGWIYYKKGVYDSAIEEFSSCVEKEPENPVFNYHLGLAYNKKWDYINAKKYLERALELEKDFKGADEARKILEQI is encoded by the coding sequence ATGAAGCGCTTGTTACCCTTTTTTTTGATTTTTTTTATCACCCTTCAAGGCTGTGCTTCCGAACAGGAAAAAGCCGACACCTTTATCCGGGAAGGAAACGCTTATTTTGAGAAGCAGGAATATGCCAAAGCTGAAATCCAGTTGAAAAATGCCCTCAAGCTGACACCGGATTCGGCCCAGGCCTACCATCTTCTGGCCCAGGCCTATCTCAAGCAGAAAAAGGTCCAGGAGGCATTTGGCACATTTTTACGGCTGGAGCAGCTGGAACCGGATAATCTTGAAACCAAACTCCAGCTGGCCTCGATTTATTTTCTGGCCAATAAACGGCCTGAGGCGGAAAAAAAAGTGGAACAGGTCCTTGCTGCTGATCCGGACAACATTACGGGGCTCTATTTGAAAGCCGGAATTCTGGGCAGCAAAAAAGCGGGACTGGAAACCCTGGAACCCATCTATGACCGGATTCTTGCGCTGGATCCCAAACAGACCAAGGCCATGCTGCTCCTTGCAAGGATATACGAGGCCCAGGGAGAATCCGCCAGGGCCGAAGCCATCCTGAAAAGGGCCGTCCAAGCGACTCCGGATGATCTGAATATCAGTCAGGCATTATTCATGTATTACCTTGCCCACAAATCCTATGACAAAGCCCAGATCGTTTTAGAAGACCTGGTCCGCCAAAAACCTGAAGCGGTTCAACCCAGGATCATGCTGGCCACCTTTCATGCCGACCGGCAGGAAAACGACCTGGCCGAGGCATCCTTCTTAAAGGCGGTTGAACTGGCTCCGGACAATCCTCTGCCTTATATGCTCATTGCCCGGTTCTACAATGCCAATGAGCAGCCGGACAAAGCAGAAAAATTTATCAAAAAAGCCCTGGCCGTCCATCCGGACGATGCCGGTTTGAAAACCGTGTATGCGGATTTTTATTTTCTTCACAAGGCGTACAAAAAAGCCGAGGAGATGGTTGATGAGGTATTGGCGGTACGCCCTGACTTTCCCCAGGCCAAGGTTCTTAAAGGAAAATTGCTGATAATCCGGAAACAACCGCATCAGGCAGGGCAGATTTTCCTCTCCTTGTTAAAAGATGAGCCGGATTCTGTTTTGTACAATTTCTTGATGGGATCGGTGCTGCTGGAACAGGGAAAACCAGATCAGGCCATCTCTTATCTTGCCAAAACCCTGAAAAAGAATCCCCGCCACCTCAAAGCCAGGATTATCATGGCAGATATCTATTTCAAGCAGGCAGATTATTTTCTGGCCGAGACTGAAATCAATGAGGCATTGAAACTAAGTCCCAAAAACTATAACGCCCTTTTATTGAAGGGAAATATTTACGCCGCCCGGAAAGAGATGAAAAAAGCCCGGGCTGTTTATGAGGAGCTGATTCAAACCCATCCGCAGAACCCGGCTGCCCTGTTCAGCCTGGGCAATCTTTACGTCATGGATAAACAACCGGACAAGGCCCTGGATGCCTATGAAAAAGCTCTGGCTATCAACCCGAACCTTATGGATGTTTTTATCAACATTATCCGGTTGTACAGCACCCAAAAAGAGTACCAGACAGCCCTTCACAGGTGTGATGCCCATCTTGACGCCATGGCAGATGCCTCCCCCGTTGTCGTGTCCATCATCCAGGGGCTCAGGGGAGACCTTTTCATGGCCCTTGGAAATACGGATGCCGCAATAAAAGCCTTTGACCTGTCCATTCAGAACAATCCGAAATTTATTCAACCCTACTTTTCACTGGCCAAGATCTTTCATTCGGAAAAAAATGATGAAAAAGAGCTTGAGACATATAAAAATCTGTTAGCCCAGCGACCGGATCAGTCCGCTCCCCATTTCTATCTTGGGACCTTTTACGAACAAAAAGGGGAAGACGATCTGGCCCAGACACATTACAAAAAGGTTCTTGAGCTAGATCCGGAACATGTTCCGGCCCTGAACAACCTGGCCTTTTTCTTTGCCGAACGGAACAAGGAGATGAACAAGGCCCTGGATATGGCCAGGAAGGCCAAGGAACTGGGCGGAGAGATTCCGGCCATCATGGATACCCTAGGCTGGATCTACTATAAAAAAGGCGTCTATGATTCGGCCATTGAAGAGTTTTCCAGCTGCGTCGAAAAGGAGCCTGAAAATCCCGTTTTCAACTACCACCTGGGCCTGGCCTATAACAAAAAATGGGATTACATCAATGCAAAGAAATATCTGGAGAGGGCACTTGAACTGGAAAAAGACTTTAAAGGGGCAGACGAGGCCAGAAAGATTCTTGAGCAGATTTAA
- a CDS encoding RtcB family protein, translating into MISSHDFKQINKYLYEIPRSFRADMRVPARFYADSELQKAIQGDRSLEQLVNTATLPGIVKYALAMPDMHQGYGFPIGGVVATQLPDGIISPGGVGYDINCGVRLLATQLEKEEAAPYLEDLASALYANCPSGLGKGGHIKLKPGELDLLVVKGAKWALKRGYATESDLERTEEGGCLEGADPGKVSDRAKNRGQDQVGTLGSGNHFIEIDMVDRIFDEPVATRMGIFHNQVTVQIHSGSRGFGHQVCSDYVKRLQKTIQQYGFSLPDRELVCAPLSSPEGQDYLAAMNAAANYAFVNRQLLTYHIRRSFEQVLAGKVKNHHVYQVYDIAHNMARIEEHEVDGRRIKVCVHRKGATRAFGPGSSLLPGIYRDIGQPVLVPGSMGTASWVLVGTEGSMTQTFGSICHGAGRVISRSKAKKAVRGAKLREELEACGIHVRVSSMSGLAEEAPSAYKDVDRVIEVVHGAGIAKKVARLIPLAVIKG; encoded by the coding sequence ATGATCAGCAGCCATGATTTTAAGCAAATCAACAAATACCTGTACGAAATCCCCAGGTCGTTTCGTGCCGATATGCGCGTGCCGGCCCGGTTTTACGCGGATTCGGAACTGCAAAAGGCTATACAGGGCGATCGAAGTCTGGAACAACTGGTCAATACAGCCACCCTGCCGGGAATTGTCAAGTACGCACTGGCCATGCCCGACATGCATCAGGGATATGGCTTCCCGATCGGCGGCGTGGTCGCCACCCAACTCCCTGATGGAATTATCTCGCCCGGCGGTGTGGGCTATGATATCAACTGCGGCGTGCGCCTGCTGGCAACACAACTGGAAAAAGAAGAAGCAGCCCCTTATCTGGAGGATTTGGCGTCGGCGCTCTACGCCAACTGCCCCAGCGGCCTCGGCAAAGGCGGCCATATAAAGCTTAAGCCGGGTGAACTGGATCTCTTGGTCGTAAAAGGCGCAAAATGGGCCTTGAAACGTGGCTATGCCACCGAGTCCGACCTGGAACGAACCGAAGAGGGTGGCTGCCTGGAGGGCGCCGATCCAGGCAAGGTCAGTGACAGAGCCAAAAATCGAGGCCAGGACCAGGTCGGCACCCTGGGCTCAGGCAACCACTTCATTGAGATAGATATGGTCGACCGGATTTTCGACGAACCGGTCGCCACGCGCATGGGCATCTTCCACAACCAGGTGACCGTCCAGATCCATTCCGGCTCACGCGGCTTTGGACATCAGGTATGCAGTGATTATGTCAAACGGCTTCAAAAAACGATTCAACAATACGGGTTTAGTTTGCCGGACCGGGAACTGGTTTGCGCACCCCTCAGCAGCCCGGAAGGACAAGATTATTTGGCAGCAATGAATGCCGCCGCCAACTATGCCTTTGTCAACCGCCAACTGCTCACCTATCATATCCGCCGCAGCTTTGAACAGGTATTGGCCGGAAAGGTAAAAAATCACCACGTGTACCAGGTGTACGACATCGCTCACAACATGGCCAGAATCGAAGAACACGAGGTAGACGGGCGCCGGATAAAGGTATGCGTTCATCGCAAAGGCGCAACACGCGCCTTTGGCCCCGGATCATCGCTACTGCCCGGGATATACCGTGACATCGGCCAGCCGGTTCTGGTACCCGGCTCAATGGGAACCGCCAGTTGGGTGCTGGTCGGCACGGAAGGTTCCATGACGCAAACCTTCGGGTCGATATGCCACGGGGCCGGGCGAGTAATCAGCCGCAGCAAGGCCAAAAAAGCTGTACGGGGTGCCAAACTGCGCGAAGAATTAGAGGCTTGCGGCATCCATGTGCGGGTCAGCAGCATGTCCGGCCTGGCCGAAGAAGCACCGAGCGCCTATAAAGACGTAGACCGGGTGATCGAGGTGGTTCACGGCGCAGGCATCGCCAAAAAAGTGGCCCGATTGATTCCGCTTGCCGTCATCAAGGGTTAG
- a CDS encoding archease has product MPTKSLPESFHAFYDTGFEEMEHTADCALHVWGQNLNELLLNAARGMNSLIAFDLSSIPDNIEKQFELAAIDAESLLVEWLNELAYWAETQMLIFRRFDLYKVTPTHLQAVMHGGHASRLKKHIKAVTYHNLKIVETKKGVEATVVFDV; this is encoded by the coding sequence ATGCCGACAAAATCTTTGCCGGAATCCTTTCATGCCTTCTATGATACAGGATTTGAAGAAATGGAGCATACCGCCGACTGTGCCCTTCACGTTTGGGGGCAAAACCTGAACGAGTTACTGCTGAATGCAGCTCGCGGCATGAACAGCCTGATCGCCTTCGATCTTTCCTCTATTCCTGATAATATAGAAAAACAGTTTGAATTGGCGGCCATAGATGCCGAAAGTTTGCTGGTAGAATGGCTAAACGAACTGGCCTATTGGGCTGAAACACAAATGCTCATCTTCCGGCGGTTTGACCTGTACAAGGTCACGCCGACCCATTTACAGGCTGTTATGCACGGCGGTCACGCCTCACGCTTAAAAAAGCATATAAAGGCGGTAACCTATCACAACCTGAAAATTGTCGAGACAAAAAAAGGGGTGGAAGCAACTGTGGTGTTTGACGTATAA
- a CDS encoding SAM-dependent methyltransferase, with product MDKKFDSGKKEVLRARYEAQKIAFAPVVFQAVRLLRDLNILKVIEAAGKPGLKIEAIAEQTGVSCYGVTILCETGLSQDVLEIKDDCYRLTNVGHFLLNDELTKVNMDFIHDVCYEGLFRLDQAIATGKPSGLEVFGKWSTIYEALSHLPPKVQKSWFAFDHFYSDSAFPDALPYVFDLKPKSLLDIGANTGKFAIQCVRHNPDVHVTMMDLPGQLAKAKENIAAQGFGNRITEYPICDLLDSKAPFPGGFDAVWMSQFLVCFSEAQISSLLERAKEALAPQGNLFILDTYWDRQKHEIAAYCLINSSPYFTAMANGNSRMYRFSQIESLITKAGFRIESVDDGLGMGHTLIRCRTNSNSACLPDC from the coding sequence GTGGATAAAAAATTTGATTCCGGCAAAAAAGAGGTGCTCAGGGCACGTTATGAGGCCCAGAAAATTGCCTTTGCACCTGTGGTGTTCCAAGCGGTACGCCTGCTAAGGGATCTGAACATTCTCAAAGTTATTGAAGCGGCCGGAAAGCCCGGGCTTAAAATCGAAGCGATTGCAGAACAAACAGGCGTCTCTTGCTACGGGGTGACCATTCTCTGTGAAACCGGACTTAGCCAGGATGTTCTGGAGATCAAGGATGATTGCTATAGACTAACCAATGTCGGACATTTTCTGCTCAATGATGAATTAACCAAAGTGAACATGGATTTTATCCATGACGTCTGCTATGAGGGACTTTTTCGCTTGGATCAGGCGATTGCAACAGGGAAGCCTTCCGGATTGGAAGTGTTTGGCAAGTGGTCCACAATTTACGAAGCATTAAGTCATCTGCCTCCCAAGGTTCAAAAAAGTTGGTTTGCTTTTGACCACTTCTACAGTGACTCTGCCTTTCCCGACGCCTTACCCTATGTATTTGACCTTAAACCGAAGTCACTTCTGGATATCGGCGCAAATACCGGAAAATTTGCCATCCAATGTGTTCGCCATAATCCGGATGTCCATGTCACTATGATGGATTTGCCCGGGCAGCTTGCCAAAGCAAAAGAGAATATTGCGGCACAAGGTTTCGGCAATAGAATCACCGAATATCCTATTTGTGATCTGCTCGATTCCAAAGCCCCGTTTCCCGGCGGTTTTGATGCGGTATGGATGAGTCAGTTTCTGGTCTGTTTTTCCGAGGCGCAGATTTCAAGTTTGCTTGAGCGGGCAAAGGAGGCATTGGCCCCCCAAGGCAACTTGTTCATTCTGGATACATACTGGGATCGCCAAAAACATGAAATCGCTGCATATTGTCTAATCAATTCTTCACCCTATTTTACAGCCATGGCAAATGGGAACAGCCGTATGTACCGGTTTTCGCAGATAGAATCTCTCATCACAAAGGCGGGTTTTCGGATTGAATCGGTTGATGACGGCCTTGGAATGGGCCATACCCTTATAAGATGCCGGACAAATTCAAATAGTGCCTGTCTGCCTGATTGTTGA